In Halorubrum sp. PV6, a single window of DNA contains:
- a CDS encoding Lrp/AsnC family transcriptional regulator: MELDETDREILRILQEDARTPFSEVARRIDMSSATVHDRVSRMEEAGVIDGYHASIDPRSVGYGVSAFVGLRVEQGREEDALKRLREISGVREIHLTTGEWDVLLKVVASDTDSLRDLMFERIAEMDGFSRSQTMIILGTDYEAHGPAV, encoded by the coding sequence ATGGAACTCGATGAAACGGACCGCGAAATCCTCCGCATCCTCCAGGAGGACGCCCGGACGCCGTTTTCGGAGGTCGCCCGGCGCATCGACATGTCCAGCGCGACCGTCCACGATCGGGTGAGTCGCATGGAAGAGGCGGGAGTGATCGATGGATACCACGCGTCGATCGACCCCCGATCGGTCGGGTACGGCGTCAGCGCGTTCGTGGGGCTCCGCGTCGAGCAGGGCCGCGAGGAAGACGCCTTGAAGCGGCTCCGCGAGATCAGCGGCGTCCGCGAGATCCACCTCACCACCGGCGAGTGGGACGTGTTGCTCAAGGTCGTCGCCAGCGACACCGACAGCCTCCGCGACCTCATGTTCGAGCGCATCGCGGAGATGGACGGCTTCTCGCGGTCACAGACGATGATCATCCTCGGCACCGACTACGAGGCCCACGGGCCGGCCGTCTGA
- a CDS encoding DUF63 family protein, protein MSTPVEERFGLSPERAWAAVVGAVTALLAVGSAVFPRIVYDRFLWQYFWGPVAADGQGGQCAVRDAGGTELLGSSAACTTAVEAGSVVAFPGYTTVSTVSYVVILLAMLIGVVFLLRRLDIGREMRFFYALFPFMLLGGALRTVEDSGIAAMRAGVEPLIPFPASALLISPFIYFTVFGITLACVLTAYSLADRGVVDDYARPLFAMGAVALAASFGYLSYLSAATDYVDFYPIILALTLGISTVATAVTWALATRYVPDIRKGTGVAGIVIIWGHAIDGVANVIGLNWMPALTGTANLVPKHVVNALIVDWTGRLLPQSIVSVTGDAWPFLLVKLVAATFVVWVFNGELYEESPRYTLLLLITVLAVGLGPGSRDMLRATFGI, encoded by the coding sequence ATGAGCACACCGGTCGAAGAGCGGTTCGGGCTGTCGCCGGAGCGCGCGTGGGCCGCGGTCGTCGGCGCGGTCACCGCCCTCCTCGCGGTCGGATCGGCCGTCTTCCCGCGGATCGTGTACGACCGCTTCCTCTGGCAGTACTTCTGGGGGCCGGTCGCGGCCGACGGGCAGGGCGGACAGTGCGCCGTTCGCGACGCGGGCGGCACCGAACTGCTCGGGAGCTCCGCGGCCTGCACCACGGCGGTCGAGGCGGGCAGTGTCGTCGCGTTCCCCGGATACACGACGGTGTCGACCGTCAGCTACGTCGTCATCCTGCTGGCGATGCTTATCGGCGTGGTCTTCCTCCTGCGCCGGCTGGACATCGGCCGAGAGATGCGCTTTTTCTACGCGCTGTTCCCCTTCATGCTGCTCGGCGGCGCCCTCCGCACTGTCGAGGACTCGGGCATCGCCGCGATGCGGGCCGGTGTGGAGCCGCTCATCCCGTTCCCGGCAAGCGCGCTCCTTATCAGCCCGTTCATCTACTTCACCGTCTTCGGGATCACGCTCGCGTGCGTGCTCACGGCGTACTCGCTGGCCGACCGGGGCGTGGTCGACGACTACGCGCGCCCGCTGTTCGCGATGGGCGCCGTCGCGCTCGCGGCGTCGTTCGGCTACCTCTCGTACCTCTCGGCCGCGACCGACTACGTCGACTTCTACCCGATCATCCTCGCGCTGACGCTCGGCATCTCGACCGTGGCGACGGCGGTCACGTGGGCGCTGGCGACCAGGTACGTGCCCGACATCCGCAAGGGGACCGGGGTCGCCGGCATCGTCATCATCTGGGGGCACGCCATCGACGGCGTCGCCAACGTGATCGGGCTCAACTGGATGCCGGCGCTGACGGGCACGGCGAACCTCGTCCCGAAACACGTGGTCAACGCGCTGATCGTCGACTGGACCGGCCGGCTGCTCCCGCAGTCCATCGTCTCCGTGACCGGGGACGCGTGGCCGTTCCTGCTGGTGAAACTCGTGGCGGCGACGTTCGTCGTCTGGGTGTTCAACGGCGAGCTCTACGAGGAGTCGCCGCGGTACACGCTGTTGCTCCTCATCACGGTCCTCGCGGTCGGGCTCGGCCCCGGCAGCCGCGACATGCTGCGCGCGACGTTCGGGATCTGA
- a CDS encoding phosphotransferase family protein, whose translation MESRVATALGAAFPNRSVSDTFGVGPSWNGANETVGVAFADGTRAFCKVAAGGDGSRVARELAVLRYLDAERSVSGPAVLAADPDAAVPYLVTAPAPGEELFDLWETTGPTGREALLRRVGATLATLHAVPFEDHGEIVGEGPGQTAPNTSAVEPQRGLPCDPAPWPDVLRSTVERTREIGTSERLAHHYDAVLDCVEANRDRLEAAPAALLHGDVAKPNLFVCDREPSERAGASGRAGPDGIVPIDWELAHVGDPVRDLVRAEDQLLNGFDTRGPARYAAALYKGYRDRAGGLPPGFAERRPVYEVVRMLGRSGFIDQWRTHLDEPLESLVDRADAELRSRLDAV comes from the coding sequence ATGGAATCGCGGGTCGCGACCGCCCTCGGTGCGGCGTTTCCGAACCGGTCCGTCAGCGATACGTTCGGCGTCGGCCCATCGTGGAACGGCGCCAACGAGACGGTCGGCGTCGCCTTCGCGGACGGGACTCGGGCGTTCTGTAAGGTCGCCGCCGGCGGCGACGGGAGCCGGGTCGCCCGCGAACTGGCCGTCCTCCGGTACCTCGACGCGGAGCGGTCGGTCTCGGGGCCGGCGGTGTTGGCGGCCGACCCGGACGCGGCGGTCCCCTACCTCGTCACCGCGCCCGCGCCGGGCGAGGAACTGTTCGACCTGTGGGAGACGACGGGACCGACCGGCCGAGAGGCGCTCCTCCGGCGCGTCGGCGCGACCCTCGCGACGCTCCACGCGGTCCCGTTCGAAGATCACGGCGAGATCGTCGGCGAGGGACCCGGTCAGACGGCCCCCAACACCAGTGCGGTCGAACCGCAACGTGGCCTCCCGTGCGACCCGGCGCCGTGGCCGGACGTGCTCCGGTCGACCGTCGAGCGCACTCGCGAGATCGGCACCTCCGAGCGGCTGGCGCACCACTACGACGCCGTCCTCGACTGCGTGGAAGCGAACCGCGACCGGCTCGAAGCGGCGCCCGCCGCCCTGCTCCACGGCGACGTGGCGAAGCCGAACCTCTTCGTGTGCGACCGCGAGCCCTCGGAGCGAGCGGGCGCCTCGGGCCGGGCCGGCCCCGACGGGATCGTGCCGATCGACTGGGAGCTCGCCCACGTCGGCGACCCCGTGCGCGACCTCGTCCGAGCGGAAGACCAGCTTCTCAACGGGTTCGACACCCGCGGCCCGGCGCGATACGCCGCCGCTCTTTATAAGGGGTACCGCGACCGCGCCGGCGGACTCCCGCCGGGCTTCGCCGAGCGCCGCCCCGTGTACGAGGTGGTCCGGATGCTCGGTCGGTCGGGGTTTATCGACCAGTGGAGGACGCACCTCGACGAGCCGCTGGAATCGCTCGTCGACCGTGCGGACGCGGAGCTCCGGTCGCGGCTGGACGCGGTGTAA
- a CDS encoding methylmalonyl-CoA mutase, whose translation MYDDEDLSALREAHAEWKAETLGPTLDRHGERRDRFATVSNHEVDRLYTPADVADLDYDADLGLPGEEPYTRGVYPTMYRGRTWTMRQFAGFGTAEETNERFQYLIDEGQTGLSTAFDMPSLMGLDSDDPMSLGEVGKEGVAVDTLRDMEVLFDGIDVSEVSTSFTINPSAPVIYAMYVAIADQQGVPREALRGTLQNDMLKEFIAQKEWVIPPEPSLDLVTDTIEFAVEETPNFKPVSVSGYHIREAGSTAAQELAFTLADGFAYVEACLDRGLDVDAFAPQLSFFFNSHNSIFEEVAKFRAARRIYARIMGEWYDAEADAAKRLKFHTQTAGQSLTAQQPLNNVVRVTLQALAGVLGGTQSLHTNSFDEALALPSEQAVRVALRTQQIIAEESGAADIVDPLGGSFAVEALTDEIEAEATAYIEEIREMGDGSVRDGVLRGIEQGYFHREIQESSYEYQERVDSGAETVVGVNAYETDDDTRPDLLHIDETTRERQLARLESVKAERDDAAVEAALDELRAAVDAGENTMPAVVTAVKAYATMGEIMDVFEAAHGSYRERIGVA comes from the coding sequence ATGTACGACGATGAGGACCTCTCCGCGCTCCGCGAGGCCCACGCGGAGTGGAAAGCGGAGACGCTCGGCCCGACCCTCGACCGCCACGGCGAGCGGCGCGACCGGTTCGCGACGGTCTCGAACCACGAGGTCGATCGCTTATATACCCCCGCTGACGTGGCCGACCTCGACTACGACGCCGACCTCGGGCTCCCCGGCGAGGAGCCGTACACGCGCGGCGTCTACCCCACGATGTACCGCGGGCGAACGTGGACGATGCGGCAGTTCGCCGGCTTCGGCACCGCCGAGGAGACGAACGAGCGGTTTCAGTACCTCATCGACGAGGGGCAAACCGGGCTCTCGACCGCCTTCGATATGCCCTCGCTGATGGGACTCGACTCCGACGACCCGATGTCGCTCGGCGAGGTCGGCAAGGAGGGCGTCGCCGTCGACACCCTCCGCGACATGGAGGTGCTGTTCGACGGCATCGACGTGAGCGAGGTGTCCACCTCGTTCACCATCAACCCGAGCGCGCCGGTGATCTACGCGATGTACGTCGCCATCGCGGACCAGCAGGGCGTCCCGCGCGAGGCGCTTCGGGGGACCCTCCAAAACGACATGCTGAAGGAGTTCATCGCGCAGAAAGAGTGGGTGATCCCCCCGGAGCCATCCCTCGATCTCGTCACCGACACCATCGAGTTCGCGGTCGAGGAGACGCCCAACTTCAAGCCCGTCTCGGTGTCGGGCTACCACATCCGCGAGGCCGGATCGACCGCGGCACAAGAGCTCGCCTTCACCCTCGCCGACGGCTTCGCGTACGTCGAGGCCTGCCTCGACCGCGGGCTCGACGTCGACGCGTTCGCCCCGCAGCTCTCCTTTTTCTTCAACTCACACAACTCGATCTTCGAAGAGGTCGCGAAGTTCCGCGCCGCCCGCCGGATCTACGCGCGGATCATGGGCGAGTGGTACGACGCCGAGGCCGACGCCGCGAAGCGGCTGAAGTTCCACACCCAGACCGCGGGCCAGTCGCTGACGGCCCAGCAGCCCTTAAATAACGTCGTCAGGGTGACGCTGCAGGCGCTGGCGGGCGTCCTCGGCGGCACCCAGAGCCTCCACACCAACTCCTTCGACGAGGCGCTGGCGCTGCCCTCCGAGCAGGCCGTGCGAGTCGCGCTCCGCACCCAGCAGATCATCGCCGAGGAGTCCGGCGCGGCCGACATCGTCGACCCGCTCGGCGGCTCGTTCGCGGTGGAGGCGCTCACCGACGAAATCGAGGCCGAGGCGACGGCGTACATCGAGGAGATACGGGAGATGGGCGACGGCTCCGTCCGCGACGGCGTGCTCCGCGGCATCGAACAGGGGTACTTCCACCGCGAGATACAGGAGTCCTCCTACGAGTACCAAGAGCGGGTCGACTCGGGCGCGGAGACCGTCGTCGGCGTCAACGCCTACGAGACCGACGACGACACGCGCCCGGACCTGCTCCACATCGACGAGACCACCCGCGAGCGGCAGCTCGCGCGCCTCGAATCGGTGAAGGCGGAGCGCGACGACGCGGCGGTCGAGGCGGCGCTCGACGAACTCCGGGCGGCGGTCGACGCCGGCGAGAACACCATGCCGGCGGTCGTGACGGCGGTGAAGGCGTACGCGACGATGGGCGAGATCATGGACGTCTTCGAGGCGGCACACGGGAGCTACCGGGAGCGCATCGGGGTCGCGTAA
- a CDS encoding halocyanin domain-containing protein: protein MTDHSRREALAATGAFAVTGLAGCVDALVPGGGEEGSSEPVDRTGEERVTVAVGAGSGFAFAPATVVVDIGTEVRWEWTGAGGVHNVIDRGGAFESGLTAEAGHVFAHTFDEPGRFEYVCTPHQTRGMVGTVDVVE, encoded by the coding sequence ATGACCGACCATTCGCGCCGCGAGGCGCTCGCGGCGACGGGGGCGTTCGCCGTGACCGGGCTCGCGGGCTGTGTCGACGCCCTCGTGCCGGGCGGCGGCGAGGAGGGGAGTTCGGAGCCGGTAGACCGGACGGGCGAGGAGCGGGTGACGGTCGCCGTCGGCGCGGGCAGCGGGTTCGCGTTCGCGCCCGCGACCGTCGTGGTCGACATCGGAACGGAGGTCCGCTGGGAGTGGACGGGCGCCGGCGGCGTCCACAACGTGATCGACAGGGGCGGCGCGTTCGAGTCCGGGCTCACGGCCGAGGCGGGCCACGTCTTCGCGCACACGTTCGACGAGCCGGGACGCTTCGAGTACGTCTGTACCCCGCACCAGACACGCGGCATGGTCGGCACGGTCGACGTCGTCGAGTGA
- a CDS encoding aldehyde dehydrogenase family protein gives MSDTYQHYIDGEWVSGTGSETFESENPATGKTLGTFERGTPEDVESAVDAADEAFDEWRELSRIQRAEYLWDVYHELRERTDELGEVVTKECGKEISEGKADVVEAAHMVEWAAGDARHPSGDIIPSEIPSKDAYMRRAPRGVTGCITPWNFPVAIPYWHMAIALVEGNTVVFKPAEQTPWCAQIIAEMFDDAGIPDGVFNMVQGFGDAGNAIVEHDDVETVLFTGSAEVGHHIQDKLGGVPGKRAACEMGGKNAIVVTEEADLDVAVHSAVMSSFKTTGQRCVSSERLIVHTDVYDEFKERFVEVAADVSVGDPLNEETFMGPVIEGEHFEKISEYNELARKEDVNVLVDRTNLDDDEIPDGHEEGHWIGPFVYEADPTEDLRCTHEEVFGPHVALLEYDGDIERAVEIQNDTDYGLAGAIISEDYRQINYYRDHADLGLAYGNLPCIGAEVQLPFGGVKKSGNGFPSAREAIEAVTDRTAWTLNNSKDIEMAQGLSADIKTKED, from the coding sequence ATGTCGGACACGTACCAACACTACATCGACGGTGAGTGGGTCTCGGGCACTGGCTCGGAGACCTTCGAGAGCGAGAACCCGGCGACCGGCAAGACGCTGGGCACGTTCGAGCGCGGAACGCCCGAAGACGTCGAGTCGGCCGTCGACGCCGCCGACGAGGCGTTCGACGAGTGGCGCGAACTCTCCCGCATCCAGCGCGCCGAGTACCTCTGGGACGTATACCACGAGCTTCGCGAGCGAACCGACGAGCTCGGCGAGGTCGTCACGAAGGAGTGCGGCAAGGAGATCTCCGAGGGCAAAGCCGACGTGGTCGAGGCCGCACACATGGTCGAGTGGGCCGCCGGCGACGCCCGCCACCCGTCGGGCGACATCATCCCCTCCGAAATCCCGTCGAAGGACGCCTACATGCGCCGGGCCCCCCGCGGCGTCACCGGCTGTATCACCCCGTGGAACTTCCCGGTCGCGATTCCGTACTGGCACATGGCCATCGCGCTGGTCGAGGGCAACACCGTCGTCTTCAAGCCGGCCGAGCAGACGCCGTGGTGCGCCCAGATCATCGCGGAGATGTTCGACGACGCCGGCATCCCCGACGGCGTGTTCAACATGGTCCAAGGGTTCGGCGACGCCGGGAACGCGATCGTCGAACACGACGACGTCGAGACGGTCCTCTTCACCGGGTCCGCCGAAGTCGGCCACCACATCCAGGACAAACTCGGCGGCGTCCCCGGCAAGCGCGCGGCCTGCGAGATGGGCGGGAAGAACGCCATCGTCGTCACCGAGGAGGCGGACCTCGACGTCGCGGTCCACTCCGCCGTGATGTCCTCGTTCAAGACGACGGGCCAGCGCTGCGTCTCCTCCGAGCGACTCATCGTCCACACCGACGTGTACGACGAGTTCAAGGAGCGCTTCGTCGAGGTCGCCGCGGACGTCTCCGTCGGCGACCCGCTCAATGAGGAGACGTTCATGGGGCCGGTCATCGAGGGCGAACACTTCGAGAAGATCTCGGAGTACAACGAACTCGCCCGCAAGGAGGACGTGAACGTCCTCGTCGACCGAACGAACCTCGACGACGACGAGATTCCCGACGGCCACGAGGAGGGCCACTGGATCGGGCCGTTCGTCTACGAGGCCGACCCCACCGAGGACCTTCGGTGTACCCACGAGGAAGTGTTCGGCCCCCACGTCGCGCTCTTGGAGTACGACGGCGACATCGAGCGCGCGGTCGAGATCCAAAACGACACCGACTACGGGCTCGCCGGCGCCATCATCTCCGAGGACTACCGGCAGATCAACTACTACCGCGACCACGCCGACCTCGGACTCGCGTACGGGAACCTCCCCTGTATCGGCGCCGAGGTTCAGCTGCCCTTCGGCGGCGTCAAGAAGTCCGGTAACGGCTTCCCCTCGGCGCGGGAGGCCATCGAAGCGGTCACCGACCGCACCGCGTGGACCCTCAACAACTCCAAGGACATCGAGATGGCCCAGGGGCTCTCCGCGGACATCAAGACCAAGGAAGACTGA
- a CDS encoding 1,4-dihydroxy-2-naphthoate polyprenyltransferase, which yields MSTEVSRRRAWVIAARPQTLPAAAAPVIVGVGLAVRDGVFTPLPALAAFVGAALIQIGTNFANDYYDAIQGADTDDREGFTRVVASGLIEPAEVKRAMWLTFAAAILVGTFLVYVGGVPILVIGLASVAAGIAYTGGPYPLGYHGLGDLFVFVFFGVIAVTGTYYVQAAALVGGGFPLWVPDGTVTLAAVIASLPVAAISTNILVVNNVRDVAEDAETGKRTLAVRFGYRFSRAQFLALLALAYLTPLWFFATGDGLAPLLPLVTLPLAVGIARTVVTETGGEALNPALESTGKLLGAYAVAFAVGLAV from the coding sequence ATGAGTACCGAAGTGTCGCGACGCCGGGCGTGGGTGATCGCCGCGCGCCCCCAGACGCTCCCCGCGGCGGCCGCGCCGGTGATCGTCGGCGTCGGCCTCGCGGTCCGAGACGGGGTGTTCACACCGCTGCCCGCGCTCGCGGCGTTCGTCGGCGCGGCGTTGATACAGATCGGTACCAACTTCGCGAACGACTACTACGACGCGATCCAGGGCGCCGACACCGACGACCGCGAGGGGTTCACCCGCGTCGTCGCCAGCGGCCTCATCGAGCCCGCCGAGGTCAAACGCGCGATGTGGCTGACCTTCGCGGCCGCGATACTCGTCGGGACCTTCCTCGTGTACGTGGGCGGCGTCCCCATTCTCGTCATCGGGCTCGCGTCCGTCGCGGCCGGCATCGCGTACACGGGCGGCCCCTACCCCCTGGGATACCACGGACTCGGCGACCTGTTCGTCTTCGTCTTCTTCGGCGTGATCGCCGTCACGGGGACCTACTACGTGCAGGCCGCCGCGCTCGTCGGCGGGGGGTTCCCCCTGTGGGTCCCGGACGGGACGGTGACGCTCGCGGCCGTGATCGCGAGCCTGCCGGTCGCCGCCATCTCGACGAACATCCTCGTCGTCAACAACGTCCGCGACGTGGCCGAGGACGCCGAGACGGGGAAACGCACCCTCGCGGTCCGGTTCGGCTACCGGTTCTCCCGAGCCCAGTTCCTCGCGCTGCTCGCGCTCGCGTACCTCACCCCGCTGTGGTTCTTCGCCACCGGCGACGGCCTCGCCCCGCTCCTCCCGCTGGTGACGCTCCCGCTCGCGGTCGGTATCGCGCGCACCGTGGTGACCGAGACGGGCGGCGAGGCGCTCAACCCCGCGCTCGAATCGACCGGCAAACTGCTCGGGGCGTACGCGGTGGCGTTCGCCGTCGGCCTCGCGGTCTGA
- a CDS encoding DUF5821 family protein — MTRVSLPRLPLVDGSLSIGSFTDPVLVDPTRPLLAAVVDAYRDAAPTAVDPSLDALRDAAGADGDPLSPGATHPTLPTLTVVAADAVVDALVGRYHPASRLAALVEAGTLELRSLDAAQPNPVLAGESDGCVLVAGGEDGNEASDAAGPWCRVGADATLRERYDALVSESEPVRLRTPSRHALYGALAGRCGSAVADEAIRLLDAGDDAEPFDRGAARRRVYAAGAREGAFDRDLRRACEDAGLGSAATFTRIKRALLDAGVVATESVTQPVGRPRHRLVARGALADATAAAEAVDALESI, encoded by the coding sequence GTGACTCGCGTCTCGCTGCCGCGGCTCCCGCTCGTCGACGGGTCCCTCTCGATCGGTTCGTTCACCGATCCGGTCCTCGTCGACCCCACTCGCCCGCTGTTGGCGGCGGTCGTCGACGCGTACCGAGACGCCGCACCGACCGCGGTCGACCCCTCCCTCGACGCGCTGCGCGACGCCGCCGGTGCGGACGGCGACCCGCTCTCGCCGGGGGCGACGCACCCGACGCTCCCGACGCTGACCGTCGTGGCGGCCGACGCCGTCGTCGACGCGCTGGTCGGGCGCTACCACCCGGCGAGTCGGCTCGCGGCGCTCGTTGAAGCGGGAACGCTGGAGCTACGCTCGCTCGACGCGGCGCAGCCGAACCCCGTTCTCGCGGGCGAGTCGGACGGCTGCGTCCTCGTCGCCGGGGGCGAAGACGGGAACGAAGCGAGCGACGCCGCCGGACCGTGGTGTCGCGTCGGCGCCGACGCGACGCTCCGCGAGCGCTACGACGCGCTCGTCTCGGAGAGCGAGCCCGTCCGCCTGCGGACCCCGAGTCGGCACGCGCTCTACGGTGCGCTCGCCGGGCGATGCGGGAGCGCGGTCGCCGACGAGGCGATTCGGCTGCTCGACGCCGGGGACGACGCCGAGCCGTTCGACCGCGGCGCGGCTCGCCGTCGGGTGTACGCCGCCGGCGCGCGCGAGGGCGCGTTCGACCGCGACCTCCGACGGGCCTGTGAGGACGCCGGGCTCGGCAGCGCGGCGACGTTCACTCGGATAAAACGCGCCCTGCTCGACGCCGGGGTCGTCGCGACCGAGTCGGTGACACAGCCGGTCGGTCGCCCTCGGCACCGACTCGTCGCTCGCGGCGCGCTGGCCGACGCGACGGCGGCGGCGGAAGCGGTCGATGCGCTCGAATCGATTTAA
- a CDS encoding mandelate racemase/muconate lactonizing enzyme family protein yields MRVQPFSLDLSSPLETARGAIDRREGFLVGVSPDADGQSAPAPGLGEATPLPGWTESRSACRDALREATGGADGGALLPDARSRLDPAETPAARHGLSLALADAEARAGGRSLAEQLAREASLPTPAATVPVNATIGDGDPEATVDAAERAVARGFDCLKVKVGARGLDADVERLGAVRRAVGDAVALRADANGAWDRPTAREAVARLAPLDLAYLEQPLPADDLDGAAALRSLRRAGGQTADGDPPVPIALDESLSTHGIGAVLDAAAADAVVLKPMALGGPDRAVAAAIRARRAGVEPVVTTTVDAVVARTAAVHVAAAVPDVAACGLATGSLLDTDLAADPCRIGEGEASVPSGPGLAGDAFADLP; encoded by the coding sequence ATGCGCGTTCAACCATTTTCGCTCGACCTGTCGAGCCCCCTCGAAACCGCCCGCGGCGCGATCGACCGACGCGAAGGGTTTCTCGTCGGCGTGAGCCCCGACGCCGACGGTCAGTCCGCCCCCGCGCCCGGTCTCGGCGAGGCGACGCCGCTCCCCGGTTGGACCGAGTCCCGCTCGGCCTGCCGGGACGCGCTCCGGGAGGCGACGGGCGGAGCCGACGGAGGCGCCCTCCTGCCGGACGCGCGCTCGCGGCTCGACCCCGCCGAGACGCCCGCGGCGCGTCACGGCCTCTCGCTCGCGCTCGCCGACGCCGAGGCGCGCGCCGGCGGCCGCTCCCTCGCCGAGCAGCTCGCCCGAGAGGCGTCCCTCCCGACGCCCGCGGCGACGGTCCCGGTCAACGCCACGATCGGCGACGGCGACCCCGAGGCGACCGTCGACGCGGCGGAGCGCGCGGTCGCCCGCGGCTTCGACTGCTTAAAAGTGAAAGTCGGTGCGCGCGGGCTCGACGCCGACGTCGAGCGGCTCGGCGCCGTTCGGCGCGCCGTCGGCGACGCCGTCGCCCTGCGAGCCGACGCGAACGGGGCGTGGGACCGACCGACCGCCAGGGAGGCCGTCGCCCGCCTCGCGCCGCTCGACCTGGCGTACCTCGAACAGCCCCTGCCGGCCGACGACCTGGACGGGGCGGCGGCGCTCCGGTCGCTCCGGCGAGCGGGCGGGCAGACCGCAGACGGCGACCCGCCGGTTCCGATCGCGCTCGACGAGTCGCTTTCGACCCACGGGATCGGCGCCGTTCTCGACGCGGCGGCGGCCGACGCCGTCGTCCTCAAGCCGATGGCGCTCGGCGGGCCGGACCGAGCGGTGGCGGCGGCGATCCGCGCCCGACGCGCCGGCGTCGAGCCGGTCGTCACCACCACCGTCGACGCCGTCGTCGCGCGCACGGCGGCGGTCCACGTCGCCGCCGCGGTCCCCGACGTCGCCGCCTGCGGGCTCGCCACCGGGTCGCTGCTCGATACGGACCTCGCGGCCGACCCCTGCCGGATCGGCGAGGGCGAAGCGTCGGTGCCGAGCGGTCCCGGTCTCGCCGGCGACGCCTTCGCCGACCTCCCGTAG
- a CDS encoding 4-phosphopantoate--beta-alanine ligase — MTETEIPEDHPRYASLVTRHRIEAGVENGITSKQGLIAQGRGESFDYLLGERTLPSADAAARAAAATLLLADHPVVSVNGNVAALAPEETVELAEAVDADIEVNLFNHTDERVRRIADHLRDHGAEEVKGLAADGEIPGLDHARGTVDADGIEAADVVVVPLEDGDRAEALDAMGKTEIVIDVNPGSRSPRTADIPIVDNLIRAVPNVTAHARALAEAGSGAQRDAIDAFDADDALAKAEAAIREGSFGAETEPAGGGVSDGAAQNGENPVDESAR; from the coding sequence ATGACGGAGACGGAGATCCCGGAGGATCACCCGCGCTACGCGTCGCTCGTGACGCGCCACCGGATCGAGGCGGGCGTCGAGAACGGGATCACCTCGAAACAGGGCCTCATCGCGCAGGGGCGCGGCGAGTCCTTCGATTACCTCCTCGGCGAGCGAACGCTCCCGAGCGCGGACGCCGCCGCGCGGGCGGCCGCCGCCACCCTGCTTCTCGCCGACCACCCGGTCGTCTCGGTGAACGGGAACGTGGCGGCGTTGGCGCCGGAAGAGACGGTCGAACTCGCCGAGGCCGTCGACGCCGACATCGAGGTGAACCTGTTCAACCACACCGACGAGCGGGTCCGGCGGATCGCCGACCACCTCCGCGACCACGGCGCCGAGGAGGTCAAGGGACTCGCCGCCGACGGCGAGATCCCCGGTCTCGACCACGCTCGCGGGACCGTCGACGCCGACGGCATCGAGGCGGCGGACGTGGTCGTCGTCCCGCTCGAAGACGGCGACCGCGCGGAGGCGTTAGACGCGATGGGAAAGACGGAGATCGTCATCGACGTAAACCCCGGTAGCCGGTCGCCGCGGACCGCCGACATCCCGATCGTCGACAACCTGATCCGCGCGGTCCCGAACGTCACGGCGCACGCGCGGGCGCTGGCCGAGGCCGGGTCCGGAGCGCAGCGCGACGCGATCGACGCGTTCGACGCCGACGACGCGCTCGCGAAGGCGGAGGCGGCGATCCGCGAGGGGTCGTTCGGCGCCGAGACGGAACCCGCCGGCGGAGGCGTCTCGGACGGAGCCGCCCAAAACGGCGAGAACCCGGTCGACGAGTCTGCTCGTTGA
- a CDS encoding DUF5799 family protein has protein sequence MSEWTDAIVGDRMTVDNQFNDRVSASQFSSQEWGLIMTATEFEIENPDDPDEARIVADTSSLPAIMPELENVRSQMAAMGGAPGGGAGGGGGSGGGLVDSIKGALGLGGGGNDGPSDEELEAAERLVQEYADELQAQLESVGKWEQVRVAYQE, from the coding sequence ATGAGCGAGTGGACAGACGCCATCGTCGGCGACCGCATGACCGTCGACAACCAGTTCAACGACCGCGTGTCGGCCTCGCAGTTCTCCAGCCAGGAGTGGGGGCTGATCATGACGGCGACGGAGTTCGAGATCGAAAACCCCGACGACCCCGACGAGGCGCGGATCGTCGCGGACACCTCCAGTTTGCCGGCGATCATGCCGGAACTGGAGAACGTCCGGTCGCAGATGGCGGCGATGGGCGGGGCGCCGGGCGGCGGCGCGGGCGGCGGGGGCGGGTCCGGCGGCGGGCTCGTCGACTCGATCAAAGGCGCGCTCGGCCTCGGTGGCGGCGGGAACGACGGCCCCTCCGACGAGGAGCTCGAAGCGGCCGAGCGACTCGTCCAGGAGTACGCCGACGAGCTACAGGCGCAGCTCGAATCGGTCGGCAAGTGGGAGCAGGTCAGAGTCGCGTATCAGGAGTAA